One window of the Burkholderia sp. FERM BP-3421 genome contains the following:
- a CDS encoding IS256 family transposase produces the protein MPKKRTAAAQAAERGPLPDLPKELLDQLVTGPMTPAEVQNLMLAFNKALIERAMGAEMNLHLGYPSGQPKPPGQANERNGASGKTVMTERGPVRVEVPRDRDGSFEPILIPKHERRFTGFDERIIAMYARGMSVREIQAFLAESYGTEVSPDFISSVTDEVMAEAFAWQSRPLETMYPVVFFDALRVKIRDDGIVSNKAVYLALGIQADGQRDVLGLWIEQTEGAKFWLKVFNELKVRGCQDILIAVVDGLKGLPEAIGTVYPQTTVQTCIVHLIRNSLEFASYKDRSVLARALRPIYAAASAQAAQQALQDFAEGPWGNKYPMIVQCWQRAWEHVTPFFVFPPDIRRVVYTTNAIESLNMQLRKIIKTRGHFPHDEAAVKLLWLALRNVLAKSVRTTFDWKSAMNQFAILFGERFTQAR, from the coding sequence ATGCCGAAAAAACGAACAGCCGCTGCGCAGGCGGCGGAGCGGGGCCCGCTGCCGGACCTGCCCAAAGAACTGCTTGACCAGTTGGTTACTGGTCCAATGACGCCAGCCGAGGTGCAGAACCTGATGCTGGCCTTCAACAAGGCACTCATCGAGCGCGCCATGGGTGCTGAGATGAATTTGCACCTGGGTTACCCGTCCGGACAGCCCAAGCCACCTGGACAGGCCAACGAGCGCAACGGTGCCAGCGGCAAGACGGTCATGACGGAGCGCGGCCCGGTCCGGGTCGAAGTGCCTCGTGATCGCGACGGTAGCTTCGAGCCAATCCTGATTCCCAAGCACGAGCGCCGCTTTACCGGTTTCGATGAGCGCATCATCGCGATGTACGCGCGCGGCATGAGCGTACGCGAGATTCAAGCGTTTCTGGCAGAGAGCTACGGTACCGAGGTGTCTCCCGATTTCATCAGTTCGGTAACCGACGAGGTCATGGCCGAGGCTTTCGCCTGGCAAAGCCGGCCGCTCGAAACAATGTATCCGGTGGTGTTCTTCGACGCGCTGCGGGTCAAGATCCGCGATGACGGAATCGTCAGCAACAAGGCCGTGTATCTGGCACTGGGCATCCAGGCTGACGGCCAGCGCGACGTGCTGGGGCTGTGGATCGAGCAGACCGAGGGCGCCAAGTTCTGGCTCAAGGTATTCAATGAACTGAAGGTACGCGGCTGCCAGGATATTCTGATTGCCGTGGTTGACGGTCTGAAAGGACTTCCCGAGGCAATCGGCACGGTTTATCCCCAGACTACCGTGCAGACCTGCATCGTGCATCTGATCCGTAATAGTTTGGAGTTTGCCAGCTACAAGGATCGCAGCGTACTCGCCAGAGCGTTGCGCCCGATCTATGCCGCGGCCAGTGCGCAAGCGGCCCAGCAAGCGCTACAGGATTTCGCCGAGGGTCCATGGGGAAACAAGTATCCGATGATCGTCCAGTGCTGGCAGCGCGCCTGGGAGCACGTCACACCGTTCTTCGTGTTTCCGCCGGACATTCGGCGAGTGGTTTACACCACAAACGCCATTGAGAGTTTGAACATGCAACTGCGCAAGATCATCAAGACCCGCGGTCACTTCCCACACGACGAAGCCGCCGTCAAACTGCTCTGGCTCGCGCTGCGCAACGTGCTGGCCAAGTCGGTACGAACGACCTTCGACTGGAAATCCGCGATGAACCAGTTTGCTATTCTGTTCGGGGAGCGATTTACGCAAGCCCGCTGA
- a CDS encoding integrase core domain-containing protein — translation MAPGSPWQNGFVESFNGKLRDELLNRESWTCPGFCGRGIS, via the coding sequence ATCGCGCCAGGCAGTCCGTGGCAAAACGGGTTCGTCGAGAGCTTCAACGGCAAGTTGCGTGACGAATTGCTGAACCGGGAATCGTGGACCTGTCCGGGATTTTGTGGGCGGGGCATATCATGA
- a CDS encoding DUF4123 domain-containing protein has translation MRIHTFFAAWQQRAGLPVRLFALADGLLFSELGGSAPQRAGESAIALLDGTPDASLANAGPWLFDYATVEGPVQCVIEQMARGEYGVNWIISAYRPGQLAGELRERLEGALPDGRSVMLRYYDARVMRHFAPALSVTERTVFFSPTFDWLIEIDGQLFRAHPHAA, from the coding sequence ATGCGCATTCATACCTTCTTTGCAGCATGGCAGCAGCGGGCGGGCCTTCCGGTTCGTCTGTTCGCGCTCGCGGACGGCCTGTTGTTTTCTGAACTCGGAGGCTCCGCACCACAGAGGGCAGGCGAGTCGGCGATAGCCCTGCTCGATGGAACGCCGGATGCGTCACTCGCGAATGCTGGCCCCTGGCTGTTCGACTATGCAACGGTTGAAGGTCCGGTCCAGTGCGTGATTGAGCAAATGGCGCGGGGTGAGTATGGGGTGAACTGGATCATCAGTGCCTATCGTCCGGGTCAACTTGCGGGAGAGCTTCGCGAACGACTGGAGGGCGCGTTGCCGGATGGTCGATCCGTGATGCTTCGCTACTACGACGCTCGTGTGATGCGCCATTTCGCTCCGGCGCTGAGTGTGACCGAACGGACAGTGTTCTTCTCGCCCACTTTCGATTGGCTGATCGAGATCGACGGACAGTTATTCAGGGCGCATCCTCATGCCGCTTAA
- a CDS encoding Imm52 family immunity protein, translating to MKIESIIKADGIAPTNFALTFAKIGAVIDAMAAGDASVARSNWRMRGDTLEEAQKTSVYAADGSPDPAVLTELDGKYQGQGSAVIGIWLNVAGDDVGGSIETMACGGDFPDVVTIDVRGAFLDSKELVASVVKRLALEFSPAVVTAAPGGYEQKQAFDDRPGVGWMLYLPIEFTAQQIPEAQELIPVHSVDGKKRLGTILVSIKDEVFSIDNEEHLVVAHNIEARLISMDLLPLLGEIG from the coding sequence ATGAAAATTGAGAGCATCATCAAGGCGGATGGGATTGCCCCGACGAATTTCGCCCTGACCTTTGCCAAAATTGGCGCAGTAATCGATGCGATGGCGGCCGGCGATGCGTCCGTCGCTCGCTCGAATTGGCGCATGAGGGGCGATACCCTCGAAGAAGCACAAAAGACTTCCGTGTATGCGGCTGATGGTTCGCCGGACCCGGCGGTGCTCACGGAGCTGGATGGCAAATACCAAGGTCAGGGTAGCGCTGTCATCGGAATTTGGCTAAACGTGGCCGGCGATGACGTAGGCGGTTCGATTGAGACGATGGCCTGCGGGGGGGATTTTCCGGATGTCGTCACCATTGACGTGCGAGGTGCGTTTCTCGATAGCAAGGAGCTTGTTGCCAGTGTGGTGAAGCGGCTGGCGCTGGAGTTTTCACCTGCGGTTGTTACTGCAGCGCCTGGCGGGTATGAGCAAAAGCAGGCATTTGATGATCGTCCCGGCGTCGGTTGGATGCTGTACCTGCCCATCGAATTTACCGCCCAGCAAATTCCGGAAGCGCAGGAACTCATACCCGTGCATTCAGTTGACGGCAAGAAGCGGCTTGGCACGATCCTCGTCAGCATCAAGGACGAGGTGTTCTCGATCGACAACGAGGAGCACTTGGTCGTTGCTCACAACATCGAAGCGCGGCTTATTTCGATGGATCTTCTGCCGCTGCTGGGCGAGATCGGTTGA
- a CDS encoding transposase gives MKKRFTDEQIIRILREAESRDEPVKEQCKRHNISEQTFYRWRNKFGGMDVADARRLKDLESENDRLKRLIAEQMLVIDGLKEFSRKK, from the coding sequence ATGAAGAAGCGATTTACCGACGAGCAAATCATCCGGATCTTGCGCGAGGCCGAAAGCCGGGACGAACCGGTGAAGGAGCAGTGCAAGCGCCACAACATCTCGGAACAGACGTTCTATCGTTGGCGCAACAAGTTCGGTGGCATGGATGTGGCCGACGCCCGCCGGCTCAAGGATCTGGAATCGGAGAATGATCGGCTCAAGCGCCTGATCGCTGAGCAGATGCTGGTGATCGACGGTCTGAAGGAATTCAGCCGAAAAAAATGA
- a CDS encoding restriction endonuclease fold toxin 5 domain-containing protein: MRSRHGPNWPAYRYQARVTGFAFDTENCRWSDEWEWLGIDFDGFRANECLLQEAKGNYDQFLDGSIPRATDFFTGWDGMMEQALERAKKVKANPPTRLRYYFQGPLTYQKMSSRFRFLGIESEHFP, encoded by the coding sequence ATGCGAAGCAGGCACGGCCCAAACTGGCCTGCTTATCGGTATCAAGCCCGTGTGACAGGCTTTGCGTTCGACACGGAGAATTGCCGTTGGAGTGATGAGTGGGAGTGGCTAGGGATCGATTTTGATGGGTTCAGGGCGAATGAATGCCTGCTACAGGAAGCCAAGGGGAACTACGATCAGTTCCTCGATGGGTCTATCCCCAGAGCGACAGATTTCTTCACGGGGTGGGATGGGATGATGGAGCAGGCGCTGGAGCGGGCCAAGAAGGTGAAGGCAAATCCACCCACGCGACTCAGGTATTATTTTCAAGGACCGCTGACGTATCAGAAGATGTCGAGTCGCTTTCGCTTCCTCGGTATTGAGTCAGAACACTTTCCGTAA